Proteins encoded together in one Lathyrus oleraceus cultivar Zhongwan6 chromosome 5, CAAS_Psat_ZW6_1.0, whole genome shotgun sequence window:
- the LOC127088265 gene encoding kinesin-like protein KIN-4C isoform X1 produces MENADSAQSVRVAVNIRPLITPELLIGCTDCISVVPGEPQVQIGSHSFTYDYLYGSTGQSSSAIYDDCVAPLVDALFNAYNATVLAYGQTGSGKTYTMGTDYNGDRSSGGIIPKVMETIFKRVETMKNSTEFCIRVSFIEIFKEEVYDLLDPNVSKGEVTSATKITLPNRVPIQIRETLHGGITLAGVAEPEVKTKEEMASYLSSGSLSRATGSTNMNSQSSRSHAIFTITMEQKKGDDILCAKFHLVDLAGSERAKRTGADGMRLKEGIHINKGLLALGNVISALGDEKKRKEGGHVPYRDSKLTRLLQDSLGGNSKTVMIACVSPADSNAEETLNTLKYSNRARNIQNKATINRDPVAAQVQTMRNQIEQLQAELLFYRGDASGPFDEIQILKHKISLLEASNAELKQELKRQQVTSESFVQRALDAQVERDRLILKIESVRNGNSWDEVDSNSNQDYDLVKSYVSKIQILERELLRLKSPKSMSSSHLVECADYDDDEYGLKDALFNHGDEFPSDCNAKAGELPEDMEDDEKELEHSSLQEKLDKELKELDRNLEQKEAEMKLYSNSDTSIIRHHYEKKLLEMEQEKKILQKEIEKLKFNLTNISSTSDDGAQKLKQDYLQKWNSLEAQVSELKKKQEAQTQALKQKQKTDEATKQLQDEIQRIKAQKVHLQNKIKQESEQFRLWKVSREKEVLQLKKEGRRNEYEMHKLLALNQRQKMVLQRKSEEASMATKRLKELLESRRASSRETMGVGGGSGPGVQALVKAIEHELEVTVRVHEVRSEYERQIQERAKMAEEMTKLKEAAELMRQNNTSDSPISMSSGARKSRIFALENMLSTSSATLVSMASQLSEAEESGRVFSGKGRWNHVRSLADAKNLMNYLFDIASSSRCSLRDKEVICREKDMEIRDLKEKLVRLSYSLRQLEMINAELTHKLNLQCAALKRYSEYPGYSEYSDLNVGGQNYDLRKQELQQSTLLQEDMDISDETESDDYDAEETDDEWKESGKLRAGKRKSKSGRSEDFKGNLSNRLGGARGEATSDICCSCSKSSACKTINCECKTVGNSCGSSCSCLATKCDNRASFLNESHEPIQSEALLVTQGAELLQEALADRPAEANNDQDPRKPLSDIGNTQVKSNAHGNQKKKWQKATIILIPDQSPPPLQPRNSKVTKPKSKKQIYMNNVNEQNDAANTPLKLPKSKPEYAASAPRAERSFVEPYPPVKISRSARKASSSNGGGPLWDRNASGKSDESVSKEPEVFEDRRRPRQKKTQEEKENSRR; encoded by the exons ATGGAGAACGCAGATTCCGCACAAAGCGTACGAGTTGCCGTCAACATTCGTCCTCTGATCACACCGGAGCTTCTCATTGGTTGCACCGATTGTATCTCTGTTGTTCCCGGCGAACCTCAG GTGCAAATAGGATCTCATTCGTTCACGTATGATTATCTATATGGTAGCACAGGACAATCATCATCTGCAATATACGATGATTGTGTCGCACCGCTAGTCGATGCACTCTTCAATGCATATAATGCTACGGTTCTTGCGTATGGTCAG ACTGGCTCTGGGAAAACATACACTATGGGGACGGATTATAATGGAGACAGAAGTAGTGGTGGAATTATACCCAAGGTCATGGAGACCATATTCAAAAGAGTTGAGACTATGAAGAACTCTACAGAGTTTTGTATTAGAGTATCGTTTATTGAG ATATTCAAGGAAGAGGTTTATGATTTGCTTGATCCCAATGTTTCTAAAGGAGAAGTAACATCGGCTACAAAGATCACTCTGCCTAACAGAGTTCCTATACAAATCAGAGAAACATTACATGGAGGAATAACACTTGCTGGTGTGGCTGAGCCCGAAGTTAAAACAAAAGAAGAAATGGCATCCTATCTTTCAAGTGGTTCATTGTCACGTGCAACAGGGAGTACTAATATGAATAGTCAATCGAG TCGCTCACATGCTATATTCACAATCACTATGGAGCAAAAGAAGGGTGATGATATCTTATGTGCCAAATTTCATTTAGTGGACCTAGCTGGCTCTGAACGTGCAAAACGAACTGGTGCAGATGGCATGCGTTTAAAAGAAG GAATTCATATCAACAAGGGTTTATTGGCGCTTGGAAACGTAATTAGTGCTTTGGGAGATGAAAAAAAGCGAAAAGAAGGAGGACACGTGCCTTACCGTGATAGCAAATTAACACGACTTTTGCAG GATTCTCTTGGAGGAAACAGCAAAACAGTGATGATAG CATGTGTTAGTCCTGCTGACTCAAATGCTGAAGAGACACTGAACACTTTAAAATACTCAAACCGTGCTCGAAACATTCAGAACAAGGCAACT ATTAATCGTGATCCAGTGGCCGCTCAAGTGCAGACAATGCGGAATCAAATTGAGCAGTTGCAAGCTGAGCTTCTATTTTACAGAGGCGATGCAAGTGGACCATTTGATGAGATTCAG attCTTAAACACAAAATATCCTTACTCGAAGCAAGTAATGCCGAACTAAAGCAGGAGCTAAAAAGGCAGCAAGTAACTTCCGAGAGTTTCGTACAACGAGCTCTTGATGCCCAG GTTGAAAGAGACAGACTGATTCTGAAAATAGAATCAGTTCGAAACGGTAACTCATGGGATGAGGTTGACTCAAATTCAAATCAG GATTATGATCTAGTGAAATCTTATGTGTCAAAGATCCAAATTCTGGAAAGGGAATTGCTACGTTTGAAATCCCCAAAATCCATGAGTTCTAGCCATCTTGTTGAATGTGCtgattatgatgatgatgaatatggGTTAAAGGATGCTTTATTCAATCATGGTGATGAGTTTCCGTCTGATTGTAATGCCAAAGCTGGGGAATTACCAG AAGAtatggaagatgatgaaaaagaGCTAGAACACTCGTCTCTTCAAGAAAAGTTGGATAAAGAGCTCAAAGAATTGGATAGGAACCTTGAACAAAAGGAG GCTGAAATGAAGTTGTATAGTAATTCTGATACTTCCATTATCAGGCATCATTATGAAAAGAAACTCCTTGAGATGGaacaagaaaagaaaattttGCAG AAAGAAATTGAGAAACTTAAGTTCAATCTCACAAATATTTCATCCACATCTGATGACGGTGCTCAAAAGTTAAAGCAAGATTACCTTCAAAAATGGAATTCTCTTGAAGCACAG GTATCTGAACTGAAGAAAAAACAAGAAGCTCAGACTCAAGCCTTGAAACAAAAACAGAAGACTGATGAGGCTACAAAACAACTTCAAGATGAGATCCAAAGAATTAAAGCCCAAAAG GTTCATCTTCAGAATAAGATTAAGCAGGAGTCTGAACAATTTCGGTTATGGAAAGTTTCTCGTGAAAAAGAAGTTCTCCAG CTTAAGAAAGAAGGCAGAAGGAACGAATACGAGATGCACAAGTTGCTAGCCCTGAATCAGAGACAAAAGATG GTATTGCAAAGGAAGAGCGAAGAAGCTTCCATGGCCACAAAAAGGCTGAAAGAACTTCTAGAATCTAGAAGGGCTTCCTCACGTGAAACTATGG GTGTTGGAGGAGGGAGTGGTCCTGGAGTTCAG GCTTTGGTGAAGGCAATTGAGCATGAGCTTGAAGTCACTGTCCGAGTGCATGAAGTTCGTTCCGAATATGAACGTCAAATTCAAGA GAGAGCTAAAATGGCCGAGGAGATGACCAAGTTAAAGGAAGCAGCAGAATTGATGAGGCAAAACAATACCAG TGATTCCCCCATATCAATGTCCTCTGGTGCAAGAAAGTCTAGGATTTTTGCCCTTGAAAACATGCTTTCAACGTCTTCCGCAACTCTAGTGTCTATGGCTTCCCAGTTGTCAGAGGCCGAAGAGTCGGGACGGGTTTTTAGTGGCAAAGGACGTTGGAACCATGTCCGGTCCCTTGCTGATGCCAAGAATCTGATGAACTATTTGTTCGATATAGCATCTTCCTCCAG ATGTTCATTGCGAGATAAAGAAGTAATTTGCAGAGAGAAGGACATGGAAATAAGAGATCTAAAAGAAAAGCTAGTAAGGCTAAGTTACTCACTTCGACAGCTGGAAATGATAAATGCTGAGCTTACTCATAAACTGAACTTGCAG TGTGCGGCTTTGAAAAGATACTCAGAATATCCCGGGTATTCAGAATATTCTGACTTGAATGTTGGAGGTCAAAATTATGACTTGCGCAAACAG GAACTCCAGCAGTCTACCCTTCTACAGGAGGACATGGATATATCCGACGAGACAGAATCAGACGATTATGATGCAGAGGAAACAGATGATGAGTGGAAAGAATCAGGAAAATTAAGGGCTGGGAAAAGAAAATCTAAAAGCGGCCGTTCAGAAGATTTCAAAGGCAATTTGAGTAATAGGCTTGGAGGTGCACGCGGGGAAGCTACATCAGATATTTGCTGTTCTTGTAGCAAAAGCTCAGCATGCAAGACAATAAACTGCGAGTGCAAAACTGTAGGAAATAGTTGTGGGAGTTCTTGCAGTTGCCTAGCAACCAAGTGTGATAACAGAGCATCATTCTTAAATGAGTCACATGAGCCAATACAATCCGAAGCACTTCTTGTTACTCAAGGTGCAGAATTACTTCAGGAAGCACTAGCTGATAGGCCTGCCGAGGCAAACAATGATCAAGACCCCAGAAAACCTCTCTCTGACATAGGAAACACACAG GTCAAATCAAATGCTCATGGAAATCAGAAAAAGAAATGGCAGAAAGCCACTATAATTCTTATTCCGGATCAATCACCGCCTCCATTGCAACCACGGAACTCCAAAGTCACCAAACCCAAATCCAAGAAACAAATTTACATGAACAATGTCAATGAACAAAATGATGCTGCCAATACACCACTAAAATTGCCCAAATCTAAACCGGAATACGCTGCATCTGCCCCCAGGGCAGAGCGTAGTTTTGTGGAGCCATACCCACCTGTGAAAATATCAAGGAGTGCACGAAAGGCATCATCATCGAATGGTGGTGGGCCATTGTGGGACAGGAATGCTTCTGGTAAGTCTGATGAATCTGTCAGTAAGGAGCCTGAAGTTTTTGAAGATAGAAGAAGGCCACGACAGAAAAAAACACAGGAGGAGAAAGAGAACAGCAGGCGCTGA
- the LOC127088265 gene encoding kinesin-like protein KIN-4C isoform X2 yields the protein MENADSAQSVRVAVNIRPLITPELLIGCTDCISVVPGEPQVQIGSHSFTYDYLYGSTGQSSSAIYDDCVAPLVDALFNAYNATVLAYGQTGSGKTYTMGTDYNGDRSSGGIIPKVMETIFKRVETMKNSTEFCIRVSFIEIFKEEVYDLLDPNVSKGEVTSATKITLPNRVPIQIRETLHGGITLAGVAEPEVKTKEEMASYLSSGSLSRATGSTNMNSQSSRSHAIFTITMEQKKGDDILCAKFHLVDLAGSERAKRTGADGMRLKEGIHINKGLLALGNVISALGDEKKRKEGGHVPYRDSKLTRLLQDSLGGNSKTVMIACVSPADSNAEETLNTLKYSNRARNIQNKATINRDPVAAQVQTMRNQIEQLQAELLFYRGDASGPFDEIQILKHKISLLEASNAELKQELKRQQVTSESFVQRALDAQVERDRLILKIESVRNGNSWDEVDSNSNQDYDLVKSYVSKIQILERELLRLKSPKSMSSSHLVECADYDDDEYGLKDALFNHGDEFPSDCNAKAGELPDMEDDEKELEHSSLQEKLDKELKELDRNLEQKEAEMKLYSNSDTSIIRHHYEKKLLEMEQEKKILQKEIEKLKFNLTNISSTSDDGAQKLKQDYLQKWNSLEAQVSELKKKQEAQTQALKQKQKTDEATKQLQDEIQRIKAQKVHLQNKIKQESEQFRLWKVSREKEVLQLKKEGRRNEYEMHKLLALNQRQKMVLQRKSEEASMATKRLKELLESRRASSRETMGVGGGSGPGVQALVKAIEHELEVTVRVHEVRSEYERQIQERAKMAEEMTKLKEAAELMRQNNTSDSPISMSSGARKSRIFALENMLSTSSATLVSMASQLSEAEESGRVFSGKGRWNHVRSLADAKNLMNYLFDIASSSRCSLRDKEVICREKDMEIRDLKEKLVRLSYSLRQLEMINAELTHKLNLQCAALKRYSEYPGYSEYSDLNVGGQNYDLRKQELQQSTLLQEDMDISDETESDDYDAEETDDEWKESGKLRAGKRKSKSGRSEDFKGNLSNRLGGARGEATSDICCSCSKSSACKTINCECKTVGNSCGSSCSCLATKCDNRASFLNESHEPIQSEALLVTQGAELLQEALADRPAEANNDQDPRKPLSDIGNTQVKSNAHGNQKKKWQKATIILIPDQSPPPLQPRNSKVTKPKSKKQIYMNNVNEQNDAANTPLKLPKSKPEYAASAPRAERSFVEPYPPVKISRSARKASSSNGGGPLWDRNASGKSDESVSKEPEVFEDRRRPRQKKTQEEKENSRR from the exons ATGGAGAACGCAGATTCCGCACAAAGCGTACGAGTTGCCGTCAACATTCGTCCTCTGATCACACCGGAGCTTCTCATTGGTTGCACCGATTGTATCTCTGTTGTTCCCGGCGAACCTCAG GTGCAAATAGGATCTCATTCGTTCACGTATGATTATCTATATGGTAGCACAGGACAATCATCATCTGCAATATACGATGATTGTGTCGCACCGCTAGTCGATGCACTCTTCAATGCATATAATGCTACGGTTCTTGCGTATGGTCAG ACTGGCTCTGGGAAAACATACACTATGGGGACGGATTATAATGGAGACAGAAGTAGTGGTGGAATTATACCCAAGGTCATGGAGACCATATTCAAAAGAGTTGAGACTATGAAGAACTCTACAGAGTTTTGTATTAGAGTATCGTTTATTGAG ATATTCAAGGAAGAGGTTTATGATTTGCTTGATCCCAATGTTTCTAAAGGAGAAGTAACATCGGCTACAAAGATCACTCTGCCTAACAGAGTTCCTATACAAATCAGAGAAACATTACATGGAGGAATAACACTTGCTGGTGTGGCTGAGCCCGAAGTTAAAACAAAAGAAGAAATGGCATCCTATCTTTCAAGTGGTTCATTGTCACGTGCAACAGGGAGTACTAATATGAATAGTCAATCGAG TCGCTCACATGCTATATTCACAATCACTATGGAGCAAAAGAAGGGTGATGATATCTTATGTGCCAAATTTCATTTAGTGGACCTAGCTGGCTCTGAACGTGCAAAACGAACTGGTGCAGATGGCATGCGTTTAAAAGAAG GAATTCATATCAACAAGGGTTTATTGGCGCTTGGAAACGTAATTAGTGCTTTGGGAGATGAAAAAAAGCGAAAAGAAGGAGGACACGTGCCTTACCGTGATAGCAAATTAACACGACTTTTGCAG GATTCTCTTGGAGGAAACAGCAAAACAGTGATGATAG CATGTGTTAGTCCTGCTGACTCAAATGCTGAAGAGACACTGAACACTTTAAAATACTCAAACCGTGCTCGAAACATTCAGAACAAGGCAACT ATTAATCGTGATCCAGTGGCCGCTCAAGTGCAGACAATGCGGAATCAAATTGAGCAGTTGCAAGCTGAGCTTCTATTTTACAGAGGCGATGCAAGTGGACCATTTGATGAGATTCAG attCTTAAACACAAAATATCCTTACTCGAAGCAAGTAATGCCGAACTAAAGCAGGAGCTAAAAAGGCAGCAAGTAACTTCCGAGAGTTTCGTACAACGAGCTCTTGATGCCCAG GTTGAAAGAGACAGACTGATTCTGAAAATAGAATCAGTTCGAAACGGTAACTCATGGGATGAGGTTGACTCAAATTCAAATCAG GATTATGATCTAGTGAAATCTTATGTGTCAAAGATCCAAATTCTGGAAAGGGAATTGCTACGTTTGAAATCCCCAAAATCCATGAGTTCTAGCCATCTTGTTGAATGTGCtgattatgatgatgatgaatatggGTTAAAGGATGCTTTATTCAATCATGGTGATGAGTTTCCGTCTGATTGTAATGCCAAAGCTGGGGAATTACCAG AtatggaagatgatgaaaaagaGCTAGAACACTCGTCTCTTCAAGAAAAGTTGGATAAAGAGCTCAAAGAATTGGATAGGAACCTTGAACAAAAGGAG GCTGAAATGAAGTTGTATAGTAATTCTGATACTTCCATTATCAGGCATCATTATGAAAAGAAACTCCTTGAGATGGaacaagaaaagaaaattttGCAG AAAGAAATTGAGAAACTTAAGTTCAATCTCACAAATATTTCATCCACATCTGATGACGGTGCTCAAAAGTTAAAGCAAGATTACCTTCAAAAATGGAATTCTCTTGAAGCACAG GTATCTGAACTGAAGAAAAAACAAGAAGCTCAGACTCAAGCCTTGAAACAAAAACAGAAGACTGATGAGGCTACAAAACAACTTCAAGATGAGATCCAAAGAATTAAAGCCCAAAAG GTTCATCTTCAGAATAAGATTAAGCAGGAGTCTGAACAATTTCGGTTATGGAAAGTTTCTCGTGAAAAAGAAGTTCTCCAG CTTAAGAAAGAAGGCAGAAGGAACGAATACGAGATGCACAAGTTGCTAGCCCTGAATCAGAGACAAAAGATG GTATTGCAAAGGAAGAGCGAAGAAGCTTCCATGGCCACAAAAAGGCTGAAAGAACTTCTAGAATCTAGAAGGGCTTCCTCACGTGAAACTATGG GTGTTGGAGGAGGGAGTGGTCCTGGAGTTCAG GCTTTGGTGAAGGCAATTGAGCATGAGCTTGAAGTCACTGTCCGAGTGCATGAAGTTCGTTCCGAATATGAACGTCAAATTCAAGA GAGAGCTAAAATGGCCGAGGAGATGACCAAGTTAAAGGAAGCAGCAGAATTGATGAGGCAAAACAATACCAG TGATTCCCCCATATCAATGTCCTCTGGTGCAAGAAAGTCTAGGATTTTTGCCCTTGAAAACATGCTTTCAACGTCTTCCGCAACTCTAGTGTCTATGGCTTCCCAGTTGTCAGAGGCCGAAGAGTCGGGACGGGTTTTTAGTGGCAAAGGACGTTGGAACCATGTCCGGTCCCTTGCTGATGCCAAGAATCTGATGAACTATTTGTTCGATATAGCATCTTCCTCCAG ATGTTCATTGCGAGATAAAGAAGTAATTTGCAGAGAGAAGGACATGGAAATAAGAGATCTAAAAGAAAAGCTAGTAAGGCTAAGTTACTCACTTCGACAGCTGGAAATGATAAATGCTGAGCTTACTCATAAACTGAACTTGCAG TGTGCGGCTTTGAAAAGATACTCAGAATATCCCGGGTATTCAGAATATTCTGACTTGAATGTTGGAGGTCAAAATTATGACTTGCGCAAACAG GAACTCCAGCAGTCTACCCTTCTACAGGAGGACATGGATATATCCGACGAGACAGAATCAGACGATTATGATGCAGAGGAAACAGATGATGAGTGGAAAGAATCAGGAAAATTAAGGGCTGGGAAAAGAAAATCTAAAAGCGGCCGTTCAGAAGATTTCAAAGGCAATTTGAGTAATAGGCTTGGAGGTGCACGCGGGGAAGCTACATCAGATATTTGCTGTTCTTGTAGCAAAAGCTCAGCATGCAAGACAATAAACTGCGAGTGCAAAACTGTAGGAAATAGTTGTGGGAGTTCTTGCAGTTGCCTAGCAACCAAGTGTGATAACAGAGCATCATTCTTAAATGAGTCACATGAGCCAATACAATCCGAAGCACTTCTTGTTACTCAAGGTGCAGAATTACTTCAGGAAGCACTAGCTGATAGGCCTGCCGAGGCAAACAATGATCAAGACCCCAGAAAACCTCTCTCTGACATAGGAAACACACAG GTCAAATCAAATGCTCATGGAAATCAGAAAAAGAAATGGCAGAAAGCCACTATAATTCTTATTCCGGATCAATCACCGCCTCCATTGCAACCACGGAACTCCAAAGTCACCAAACCCAAATCCAAGAAACAAATTTACATGAACAATGTCAATGAACAAAATGATGCTGCCAATACACCACTAAAATTGCCCAAATCTAAACCGGAATACGCTGCATCTGCCCCCAGGGCAGAGCGTAGTTTTGTGGAGCCATACCCACCTGTGAAAATATCAAGGAGTGCACGAAAGGCATCATCATCGAATGGTGGTGGGCCATTGTGGGACAGGAATGCTTCTGGTAAGTCTGATGAATCTGTCAGTAAGGAGCCTGAAGTTTTTGAAGATAGAAGAAGGCCACGACAGAAAAAAACACAGGAGGAGAAAGAGAACAGCAGGCGCTGA